A window of the Natranaerobius trueperi genome harbors these coding sequences:
- a CDS encoding glycosyltransferase family 4 protein, whose product MKILHVVRPVSGGIKRHVKTLTNTLPEYEIKPIICGPYKFFKKEDFSCHYNLSINDGLSFGTDLKNIFDLRKIITKTQPDLIHAHGYKATLLTDSAVRFRKIPWVSTLHNFQTWGRNAKITQVGFNYLTRNVLNRARKIFCVSDALKHELINCGLNESKAKVLYNGIEFNNYHYPLHKSQTIIENDKNYVACVARLAPDKGVKNFLMTVKYLLNNYQSFVDWNNLHFIIVGDGPDRKKYEQFAWDIKISPYVTFLGYRNDVPEILKSSKALCIPSKYEGLSITAIESMASLCPVIATNAGGLKEVVLDGSTGLIASTDDPKDMGNKLVLLLKSKKLRRKLIFKAYKRALDKFSDKKMVRETVNFYKEVGGKNVL is encoded by the coding sequence ATGAAAATTTTACATGTAGTTAGACCAGTTAGTGGTGGTATCAAACGACATGTCAAAACTTTGACTAATACTTTACCAGAATATGAAATAAAGCCTATAATTTGTGGGCCATATAAGTTCTTTAAAAAAGAAGATTTTTCGTGCCATTATAATTTATCTATTAATGATGGGTTATCCTTTGGTACTGACTTAAAAAATATATTTGATTTAAGGAAAATTATAACCAAAACCCAACCAGATTTAATTCATGCTCACGGTTATAAAGCTACACTGTTAACAGATAGTGCCGTTAGATTTAGAAAGATTCCTTGGGTTAGTACATTACATAATTTTCAAACATGGGGAAGAAACGCGAAAATTACACAAGTAGGATTTAATTATCTAACTAGAAATGTTTTAAATAGAGCAAGAAAGATTTTTTGTGTTTCTGATGCTTTAAAACATGAATTGATCAACTGTGGGTTAAACGAATCAAAAGCAAAGGTCTTATATAATGGAATAGAGTTTAATAATTATCATTATCCACTCCATAAATCACAAACTATTATTGAAAATGATAAGAATTACGTAGCTTGTGTAGCTAGATTAGCTCCTGATAAAGGTGTTAAAAATTTTCTTATGACAGTAAAATATTTACTAAATAATTATCAGTCATTTGTAGATTGGAATAACCTACATTTTATAATTGTAGGAGATGGACCTGACAGAAAAAAGTATGAACAGTTTGCTTGGGATATTAAAATTTCACCCTATGTGACTTTTTTAGGATATAGAAATGATGTGCCTGAGATTTTAAAAAGCTCTAAGGCCCTATGTATACCGTCTAAGTACGAAGGATTGTCAATTACTGCGATTGAATCAATGGCTTCCTTATGTCCAGTTATAGCTACTAATGCTGGAGGCCTGAAAGAAGTTGTCTTAGATGGCAGTACCGGATTAATAGCTAGCACAGATGACCCAAAGGATATGGGAAATAAGTTGGTTTTACTATTAAAAAGTAAAAAATTAAGGCGTAAATTAATATTTAAAGCTTATAAACGGGCATTAGATAAATTTAGTGATAAGAAGATGGTTAGAGAAACTGTTAACTTTTATAAAGAGGTGGGAGGGAAGAATGTTTTATAA
- a CDS encoding ThiF family adenylyltransferase produces the protein MTIPRLVEEIQRFQYKVEIKNELVNVISIEDELYLSSTYQLNPRKVQQLSLKNGILPLRYSKNYNPLGINGQLSLLHSTIGVVGVGELGKAVIEIIARIGIGHIIIIDHKDLNETNFTIENNIGIKKITAAAKQVEKINSGVSTTLYSIKLNQKNVLQLLDPCDVVVDATNDKDSSILLENTVNDLNIPLVHSNQHDFTNQVTPKSTKNEYNLSYCNSFMTANRQAQEVVNSIAKNI, from the coding sequence TTGACCATCCCTAGGCTAGTTGAAGAAATACAAAGATTTCAGTATAAAGTTGAAATTAAGAATGAGTTAGTTAATGTTATTTCTATTGAAGATGAGTTATATTTATCAAGTACATACCAACTCAACCCAAGAAAGGTTCAACAACTTTCATTAAAAAATGGAATTCTACCCCTTCGTTATTCTAAAAACTACAACCCTTTAGGTATTAATGGACAATTATCTTTATTACACTCTACAATCGGAGTTGTAGGGGTTGGTGAACTAGGAAAAGCTGTTATAGAAATAATAGCTCGTATAGGTATAGGACATATAATTATTATAGATCATAAAGACCTTAATGAAACAAATTTTACTATAGAAAATAACATAGGAATCAAAAAGATCACAGCTGCAGCAAAACAGGTAGAAAAAATTAATTCTGGAGTATCTACAACACTTTATTCCATTAAGTTAAATCAAAAAAACGTTCTTCAATTATTAGACCCATGTGATGTTGTCGTTGATGCAACTAATGATAAAGATAGTAGTATTTTGTTAGAAAATACTGTGAATGATTTAAATATCCCACTTGTACATAGCAACCAACATGACTTTACAAATCAGGTAACACCAAAGTCAACTAAAAATGAGTATAATCTGTCATATTGTAACTCGTTTATGACTGCAAATAGACAAGCACAAGAAGTGGTTAATTCTATAGCAAAAAATATTTAG
- the murC gene encoding UDP-N-acetylmuramate--L-alanine ligase gives MLKGFQKIHFIGVGGYGMSALARILLAKGFYISGSDLTPSNRTEALEDFGAEIYYSHEKNNILDKDLVIYSTAIPNNNPELEEAINQGTPRWHRSELLAEILNSKFGIAIAGAHGKTTTTSMLSVILEDASLDPTCIIGGEVSELNGNARAGKGEYVVAEACESDNSFLRYHPNISVITNIEADHLEHYDGSFEKLLDSYRQFIDNLEKDGCLMISCDCQYYDYLLKDIPQKHLTFGLSDKADIQGLNVTLEKGYTAFSVFEKLDGNQFDIELSVPGEHNILNALAAISVALELNIEPSVIQKALKRFTGAKRRFTHIGSYKDAVVVDDYAHHPTEIEATLKTAKEQTDNRVIAIFQPHRYSRTQFLLEDFSRSFDNADIVILNKVFAAGEEPISGVNTTTLKEKILTNSSVQKVLEIDNMDEIVDYVYKNVEKGDYVLTMGAGDIWKVAKNIVENN, from the coding sequence ATGTTAAAAGGGTTTCAAAAGATACATTTTATAGGTGTCGGTGGTTATGGAATGAGTGCATTAGCTCGAATTTTATTAGCTAAGGGCTTTTATATATCCGGTTCTGATTTAACACCATCTAACCGTACAGAAGCATTAGAGGATTTTGGGGCTGAAATATATTATTCCCATGAAAAAAATAATATTTTGGATAAAGACTTAGTAATTTATTCAACAGCTATACCAAATAACAATCCTGAATTAGAAGAAGCAATTAATCAAGGGACACCTAGGTGGCATAGGTCGGAGTTATTAGCAGAGATTTTAAATAGTAAGTTTGGGATAGCTATCGCAGGTGCCCACGGAAAAACAACTACAACATCAATGTTATCTGTAATATTAGAAGACGCTTCTCTAGATCCTACTTGTATTATAGGGGGAGAAGTCTCAGAACTTAATGGTAATGCTAGAGCAGGGAAAGGTGAATACGTTGTAGCTGAAGCCTGTGAGAGTGATAATTCTTTTTTAAGGTATCATCCAAACATTTCAGTTATAACAAATATTGAAGCTGATCATTTAGAACATTATGATGGCAGTTTTGAAAAACTATTAGATTCATATAGACAATTTATTGATAACCTTGAGAAAGACGGATGTTTAATGATTTCTTGTGATTGTCAATATTATGATTATTTGCTTAAAGATATACCCCAAAAACACTTAACTTTCGGTTTATCAGATAAAGCAGATATACAGGGTCTAAATGTTACGTTAGAAAAAGGTTATACAGCCTTTAGTGTCTTTGAAAAATTAGATGGAAATCAGTTTGATATTGAGCTTTCGGTACCAGGAGAACATAATATATTAAATGCATTAGCTGCTATTTCAGTAGCATTGGAATTAAATATAGAGCCTAGTGTTATACAAAAGGCTTTGAAACGATTCACTGGTGCTAAAAGAAGGTTTACTCATATTGGAAGCTATAAGGACGCTGTAGTAGTGGATGATTATGCTCACCATCCAACAGAAATAGAGGCGACGCTTAAAACAGCAAAAGAGCAAACAGATAATAGAGTTATTGCTATATTTCAACCTCATCGTTATTCGCGAACACAATTTCTTTTAGAGGATTTTTCAAGATCATTTGATAATGCTGATATAGTAATTTTAAATAAAGTTTTTGCTGCTGGCGAAGAACCAATTTCAGGTGTGAATACTACAACTTTAAAAGAAAAGATACTCACAAACTCATCTGTTCAGAAAGTTTTAGAGATTGATAATATGGACGAGATAGTAGATTATGTTTATAAAAATGTAGAAAAGGGTGACTATGTTCTAACAATGGGCGCTGGTGATATATGGAAGGTGGCTAAAAACATAGTGGAAAATAATTAG
- a CDS encoding DUF512 domain-containing protein, with product MEAKDYYVFRSVSELNILPLGSMCNLNCIFCSHKQNPRDINVINLPPIGTEEVKELFDFINPNKKITIGESVTRINEGEPLYHPYIKEILIDLRKKFNDTVIQITTNGSLLNESLIKFLKSLEPIELNISLNTIESCKRKEIMGDSTGIDPTNLLQLLSKYKINYHGSVVLIPSAMSVLDIELIVEKLEKFNSKSLRVFLPGYTKHSPRHEIQISDDESEYFREHLNAINSKVNIPILVEPPITNNLRMIIEGIVPNSPAFKAGLFSGDEILLVDGEEVFSRAEGFMKIKQKSSPTITIKRKEEQFNVTLDKSSKESSGIAVTFDIEKSTINKILSTVFDKKSIVLTSEFGYGPIKMGINKMLPSFDGKVIAVKNNYFGGNIKSAGLLTVSDFRSCLKEQLDGQTIQVILPNKPFDERGFDLRNEHYQNLQDEFGITVNII from the coding sequence ATGGAAGCTAAGGACTATTACGTATTTCGTTCAGTATCAGAGTTGAATATACTTCCTTTGGGAAGTATGTGTAATTTAAATTGTATTTTTTGTAGTCATAAGCAAAATCCTCGCGATATCAATGTTATAAATCTACCTCCTATAGGAACAGAAGAAGTTAAGGAACTCTTTGATTTTATTAATCCCAATAAAAAAATCACCATTGGTGAATCAGTAACTAGAATAAATGAAGGAGAACCTTTATATCATCCTTATATTAAAGAAATATTAATAGATTTAAGAAAAAAATTTAACGATACAGTTATTCAAATAACGACAAATGGTTCATTACTGAATGAGTCACTAATTAAGTTTTTAAAAAGCTTAGAACCAATTGAATTGAATATTTCTCTTAATACAATAGAATCATGTAAGCGTAAAGAAATTATGGGTGATTCTACTGGTATTGATCCAACAAATTTGTTACAACTTTTATCTAAATATAAGATAAATTATCATGGTAGTGTTGTTTTAATACCTTCAGCTATGAGCGTATTAGATATAGAGTTGATTGTTGAAAAACTAGAAAAATTCAACTCTAAATCTTTGCGTGTATTTTTACCAGGATATACTAAACATTCACCTAGACACGAAATACAGATATCAGATGATGAATCTGAATATTTTAGAGAACACTTAAATGCTATTAATTCTAAAGTAAATATTCCAATTTTAGTGGAACCACCGATTACAAATAATCTACGAATGATCATAGAAGGTATTGTTCCTAACTCTCCAGCTTTTAAAGCAGGTTTGTTTTCAGGAGATGAGATTTTGCTTGTGGATGGAGAAGAAGTTTTTAGTAGAGCTGAAGGTTTTATGAAAATAAAACAGAAAAGCAGTCCAACTATAACAATTAAAAGAAAAGAAGAACAGTTCAATGTAACCTTAGATAAATCTTCTAAAGAATCATCTGGTATTGCTGTTACATTTGATATTGAAAAGAGTACTATTAATAAAATTTTAAGTACTGTCTTTGATAAAAAATCAATTGTATTAACTTCAGAGTTCGGTTACGGGCCTATAAAAATGGGGATAAATAAGATGTTACCATCCTTTGACGGTAAAGTAATTGCAGTTAAAAACAATTATTTTGGTGGTAATATTAAGTCGGCTGGACTATTAACAGTGTCAGACTTTAGATCTTGTTTAAAAGAACAGTTAGATGGACAAACTATACAAGTTATATTACCTAATAAACCTTTTGATGAAAGAGGTTTTGATTTAAGGAATGAGCATTATCAAAATTTACAAGATGAGTTTGGTATTACAGTAAATATTATCTAA
- a CDS encoding ABC-F family ATP-binding cassette domain-containing protein: MALLKINDLTKDYGSTRIFENIKAQINSGDKIGLVGKNGAGKTTLIKVLTSELLPDQGEVISQKDITIGYLSQAPNFDINKTLYQEMKQVFDNIFKIEKEMQRLEELMGTASEKELEGIMNKYSNLRETFEASNGYAIHRHIRSVLKGLGFNDSDFNRYIRNFSGGEKTRAFLGQKLLEKPDLLILDEPTNYLDLNGISWLEDYLENTDITFVIITHDRYFLDKTVNIIWELEDYNLTEYKGNYSKYVADKSAYNEKLMKEYKHQQKKIEKTKEFIERNIAGQKTKQAQSRRKQLERMEPFKKPKNEKSLSLKLDSDRRSGEEVLSLSDISKEIEGNHLFSSFSLKVFRGEKIGIMGPNGSGKSTLLKIIANIIAPSTGTVRYGSNIKIGYLDQEQKSLSYNYTLIEEIRKELPWAKEEEIRKILGKFLFPSEQMDKLVSTLSGGEMVRLTLAKLFIKKANVLLLDEPTNHLDISGREALESALKNFDGTLLVVSHDRYLLDNIISKLINVSNEKVEIFTGNYSEFVEKLAKVKQDEKESKQKYSHKKQIKKDDKNINTYKKTEEVMEEIDQLEKEKTQLESLLGDPELYKDEMKARETNINYQKLTTRLDDLYLQLDELEI; this comes from the coding sequence ATGGCATTACTAAAAATCAATGATTTAACTAAAGATTATGGTAGTACTCGTATATTTGAAAATATTAAAGCACAAATCAATTCAGGTGATAAAATCGGGTTAGTTGGCAAAAATGGTGCTGGAAAAACAACATTAATTAAGGTGTTAACTTCTGAGCTACTTCCAGATCAAGGTGAAGTAATAAGCCAAAAAGATATCACAATTGGTTATCTGTCTCAAGCTCCAAACTTTGATATCAATAAAACTTTGTATCAAGAAATGAAACAAGTTTTTGATAATATTTTCAAAATCGAAAAAGAAATGCAAAGGTTAGAAGAGTTGATGGGTACAGCCTCTGAAAAAGAATTAGAGGGAATTATGAACAAGTACTCAAACTTAAGAGAAACTTTTGAAGCTTCTAATGGCTATGCTATCCACAGACACATCAGATCTGTTCTAAAAGGCTTAGGCTTCAATGATAGTGATTTTAATAGATATATTAGAAATTTTAGTGGTGGAGAGAAGACTCGTGCTTTTCTTGGACAAAAACTTTTAGAAAAACCTGATTTACTCATTTTAGATGAACCAACAAACTATTTAGATCTTAATGGTATTTCGTGGTTAGAAGATTATCTAGAAAATACTGATATAACTTTTGTTATAATAACACATGATAGATACTTTTTAGATAAAACAGTTAACATTATTTGGGAGTTAGAAGATTATAATTTAACTGAATATAAAGGGAATTATTCAAAATATGTAGCTGACAAAAGTGCTTACAATGAAAAACTTATGAAAGAATACAAGCATCAGCAAAAGAAAATAGAAAAAACAAAGGAGTTTATTGAAAGAAATATTGCAGGTCAAAAGACTAAACAAGCTCAGAGCCGTCGAAAGCAGCTAGAAAGAATGGAACCATTCAAAAAGCCTAAAAATGAAAAGTCTCTATCATTAAAATTGGATTCAGATAGGCGTAGTGGCGAAGAAGTACTGTCTTTGTCAGACATCTCTAAAGAAATTGAAGGTAACCATTTGTTTTCATCATTTTCACTAAAAGTGTTCCGTGGTGAGAAAATTGGAATCATGGGACCAAATGGTTCAGGTAAATCTACCTTGTTGAAAATTATAGCAAATATTATTGCACCGTCAACAGGAACTGTTAGATATGGAAGCAATATAAAGATTGGATATTTAGATCAGGAACAAAAAAGCCTTTCTTATAATTATACTTTGATTGAAGAGATTAGAAAAGAACTTCCCTGGGCAAAGGAAGAAGAAATCCGTAAAATATTAGGTAAGTTCTTATTTCCCTCAGAACAAATGGATAAATTAGTTTCAACACTCAGTGGTGGAGAAATGGTACGATTAACTTTAGCAAAATTATTTATAAAAAAAGCTAATGTTCTATTACTAGATGAACCTACAAATCATTTAGATATCTCAGGCAGGGAAGCTCTTGAAAGTGCTTTAAAAAACTTTGATGGCACTTTACTAGTAGTGTCACACGACAGATATCTATTAGATAATATTATTTCAAAGTTAATTAATGTTTCAAATGAAAAAGTAGAAATATTTACTGGTAACTACTCTGAATTTGTTGAGAAATTAGCAAAAGTTAAACAAGATGAAAAGGAAAGTAAACAGAAATATAGTCATAAAAAACAGATAAAAAAAGATGACAAAAATATTAACACTTATAAAAAAACAGAAGAAGTAATGGAAGAAATTGATCAGTTAGAAAAAGAAAAAACTCAGTTAGAATCTTTACTCGGTGATCCAGAACTTTATAAAGATGAAATGAAGGCTAGAGAAACTAATATCAATTATCAAAAATTAACCACTAGATTAGATGATTTGTATTTACAATTAGATGAACTAGAAATCTAA
- the tsaD gene encoding tRNA (adenosine(37)-N6)-threonylcarbamoyltransferase complex transferase subunit TsaD: MVERNPCYILGIETSCDDTSASVVSDGYKVHSNVVGSQTEVHSLYGGVVPEIASREHLKLLSPLVKKAVTEAGITFNDLSGIAVTKGPGLVGPLLVGVSFAKSFAYAKELPLIPVNHIKAHIFANFLSSSTNKGIYQHDFPLIALVISGGHTSIYYMKSYETCELIGSTRDDACGEAFDKIARALDLGYPGGPLIESEAFKGEPSIDFTKPKIDSKYDFSFSGLKSSVLNYLNKKKMKDEKFSVPDVCSSLQSTVAEILVDKTIKAALDTNVKTILLAGGVSANRTIRTQFTNEASKHDIKLCFPKLNYCTDNAAMVASLGYFNYKLGLTGTLDMNAVPNLTP; the protein is encoded by the coding sequence TTGGTTGAGAGAAATCCGTGTTACATCCTTGGGATAGAAACTTCGTGTGATGATACAAGTGCTTCTGTTGTTTCAGATGGTTATAAAGTACATAGTAATGTTGTTGGCTCACAAACAGAAGTACATTCTCTTTATGGAGGAGTTGTCCCAGAGATAGCTTCTAGAGAGCATTTAAAACTATTATCACCATTAGTTAAAAAGGCAGTAACAGAAGCGGGTATAACCTTTAATGATCTTTCTGGAATTGCTGTAACAAAAGGTCCGGGGTTAGTCGGTCCACTTCTAGTAGGAGTTTCCTTTGCAAAGTCATTTGCTTATGCAAAAGAATTACCCTTGATCCCTGTTAATCATATTAAAGCACATATCTTTGCAAACTTCTTATCTAGCTCAACAAATAAAGGAATCTATCAACATGATTTTCCATTGATTGCTCTTGTGATTTCTGGAGGTCATACAAGTATATATTACATGAAAAGCTATGAGACATGTGAGTTAATAGGTAGTACTCGGGATGATGCGTGTGGTGAAGCATTTGACAAAATAGCTAGAGCTTTAGACCTTGGTTATCCTGGAGGACCTTTAATAGAAAGTGAAGCTTTCAAGGGTGAACCAAGTATAGATTTTACAAAACCGAAAATAGATAGTAAATATGATTTTAGTTTTAGTGGATTAAAAAGTTCAGTGTTAAATTACTTGAATAAAAAGAAAATGAAAGATGAGAAGTTTAGTGTACCAGATGTATGTAGTAGTTTACAAAGTACTGTTGCTGAAATTCTTGTTGATAAAACAATTAAAGCTGCTTTAGATACTAATGTTAAGACGATTCTATTAGCAGGAGGGGTGTCTGCAAATAGAACAATTAGGACACAGTTTACTAATGAAGCTTCGAAGCATGATATTAAACTGTGTTTTCCAAAGTTAAATTATTGTACAGATAATGCTGCAATGGTGGCTTCATTAGGATATTTTAATTATAAGTTAGGGTTAACCGGAACATTAGATATGAATGCTGTTCCAAATTTGACTCCTTAA